A region of Pyxidicoccus parkwaysis DNA encodes the following proteins:
- the gltJ gene encoding adventurous gliding motility protein GltJ, with amino-acid sequence MRFVCDSCRAQYMISDDKVGSKGVKVRCKKCGHTITVRPAGAPAAKDSAPESAPSSPASASAGGNGKEADASAAMPTSLGTPPEGGLFTDWEEDEIGAVFDQVLSSGTHKIPSGESAGEAAARDAAAENVRKLAEAEAEPAKEDAKSNAAAHDWYVAIDEKQVGPFNVEKVKDLWDRGEVGPDSLCWRSGFSDWIPLSETAELASVLAPRPSKPVIVAPEPVSGTTPTVASGPVQSAFSAGKAPRPDGVLAASSEEPVGWKPSAASVLASLVKEENDALAKPPPTPAPALGREPVSQSRLLDVPMPPPEPVSSPSLRGADVAMGPQMPSAAPMPYGQPQPAPYPQQPMQPHYAQPAPYPQQPMQPQYPQPGYPPAYPPPGGAQGGGKSKTGILVGAAAGLLFVAGGAVVFFMNNGNSRAETPPGAMAAAQPTAPVQANNNLPPMPPPPSGMAQTAPAAAPAAAPASPTAAPGTAPAGAVAAAPATGTAAPAPTGTAPAATPPATGTPAVAAAPPAATPTPPPAAAPAETAKLPDTAVAKVERGSTPRKSSSSSSSRRDSAEEKPARAERSSSSSGEGESDDFDELFGPKKSKPEPKQAEARPTTYVPPEPGSATPERLQTSDVMSVVLANKPAILKCVTEQKKKDPSLSGKLVMRWTIQTSGKTTSVSCRTDEYKSTYMASCISGLIKSWSFPRHKIQGEPIDFPFTF; translated from the coding sequence ATGCGTTTCGTCTGCGACAGCTGCCGCGCGCAGTACATGATTAGCGACGACAAGGTGGGCTCCAAGGGGGTCAAGGTTCGTTGCAAGAAGTGCGGCCACACCATCACCGTGCGCCCCGCGGGTGCACCGGCCGCGAAGGACTCCGCGCCGGAGTCCGCACCTTCGTCACCCGCCAGTGCGAGCGCGGGCGGCAACGGCAAGGAGGCGGATGCGTCCGCCGCCATGCCCACGTCGCTCGGCACGCCGCCGGAGGGCGGCCTCTTCACGGACTGGGAAGAGGACGAGATTGGCGCCGTCTTCGACCAGGTGCTCAGCTCCGGCACGCACAAGATTCCCTCGGGCGAGTCGGCCGGCGAGGCCGCGGCGCGTGACGCCGCCGCGGAGAACGTGCGCAAGCTGGCCGAGGCCGAGGCCGAGCCCGCGAAGGAGGACGCGAAGTCCAACGCCGCGGCGCACGATTGGTACGTGGCCATCGACGAGAAGCAGGTCGGCCCGTTCAACGTGGAGAAGGTGAAGGACCTGTGGGACCGCGGTGAAGTCGGGCCGGACAGCCTCTGCTGGCGCTCGGGCTTCAGCGACTGGATTCCGCTGTCGGAGACGGCGGAGCTGGCCTCGGTGCTGGCGCCGCGTCCGTCCAAGCCCGTCATCGTCGCGCCCGAGCCGGTGTCCGGCACCACGCCCACGGTGGCCTCGGGCCCGGTGCAGTCCGCCTTCTCCGCGGGCAAGGCGCCGCGTCCCGACGGGGTGCTGGCCGCCTCTTCCGAGGAGCCGGTGGGCTGGAAGCCGTCCGCGGCCAGCGTGCTGGCGTCGCTGGTGAAGGAGGAGAACGACGCGCTCGCCAAGCCGCCGCCGACGCCCGCGCCTGCGCTGGGCAGGGAGCCCGTGTCGCAGTCGCGGCTGCTGGACGTGCCCATGCCTCCGCCGGAGCCGGTGTCCTCGCCGTCGCTGCGCGGCGCCGACGTGGCCATGGGCCCGCAGATGCCCTCCGCCGCGCCCATGCCGTACGGACAGCCGCAGCCGGCGCCGTATCCGCAGCAGCCCATGCAGCCGCACTACGCGCAGCCGGCGCCGTATCCGCAGCAGCCCATGCAGCCGCAGTACCCGCAGCCGGGCTATCCGCCGGCGTACCCGCCTCCGGGCGGGGCGCAGGGCGGTGGCAAGAGCAAGACGGGCATCCTGGTGGGCGCCGCCGCGGGTCTGCTCTTCGTGGCGGGTGGCGCGGTGGTGTTCTTCATGAACAACGGCAACAGCCGCGCCGAGACGCCTCCGGGCGCGATGGCGGCGGCGCAGCCGACGGCGCCCGTTCAGGCGAACAACAACCTGCCGCCCATGCCTCCGCCTCCGTCCGGCATGGCGCAGACGGCGCCCGCTGCGGCTCCGGCCGCGGCCCCCGCGAGCCCCACGGCGGCGCCGGGCACGGCTCCGGCCGGCGCGGTGGCGGCGGCGCCGGCGACTGGCACGGCGGCTCCCGCGCCCACGGGCACCGCGCCCGCGGCGACGCCTCCCGCGACGGGCACTCCGGCGGTGGCGGCGGCTCCTCCGGCCGCGACGCCCACGCCTCCGCCCGCGGCGGCTCCGGCCGAGACCGCGAAGCTGCCGGACACGGCGGTGGCGAAGGTGGAGCGCGGCTCGACGCCTCGCAAGTCGTCCTCGTCGTCGTCCTCGCGCCGTGACTCCGCCGAGGAGAAGCCCGCGCGCGCGGAGCGCTCCTCGTCGTCCTCCGGCGAAGGGGAGAGCGACGACTTCGACGAGCTGTTCGGCCCGAAGAAGTCGAAGCCGGAGCCGAAGCAGGCCGAGGCGCGGCCCACCACGTACGTCCCGCCCGAGCCGGGGAGCGCGACGCCCGAGCGGCTCCAGACTTCGGACGTCATGTCGGTGGTGCTGGCCAACAAGCCCGCCATCCTCAAGTGCGTGACGGAGCAGAAGAAGAAGGACCCGTCGCTGAGCGGCAAGCTGGTGATGCGGTGGACCATCCAGACCAGTGGCAAGACGACGTCCGTCTCGTGCCGCACGGATGAGTACAAGTCGACGTACATGGCGAGCTGCATCTCCGGGCTCATCAAGAGCTGGTCCTTCCCGCGCCACAAGATTCAGGGCGAGCCCATCGACTTCCCGTTCACCTTCTGA
- the ffh gene encoding signal recognition particle protein, with protein sequence MLETVTKGFRAAKNRLAGKSELTPELVDESLRDIRVSLLEADVAFDVVKKFVARVREKAVGELVQTTITDKSGQKRKVSPMDHFIKICHDELESLMGPVDTSLTLKPKGQLSGIMMVGLQGSGKTTTTGKLANRLLKEGRKPLLVAADIYRPAAVDQLKVLGERLKVPVYHEPGLQPPELAKRGYAAAREQKCDVVLIDTAGRLAIDEALMTELESIKGNVHPDTILLVCDAMIGQDSVRTAAEFDRRLGLDGFILTKLDGDARGGAALSIKEVTGKPIKFLGMGESMDKLEEFRPDGLAGRILGFGDIVGLMKDFEQVVDEKKAEEDAKKLLSGQFSMKDFVEQIRMVRRMGPLKDLLEKFPLFGDLTEHLNPDEKELTKIEAMYDSMTAKERLRPDIINNSRIGRIAKGSGRKVEEVRELLQKFGMMQQVMGTIGQNPGLLGRIPGFKQLGQLSQMKNMDLSSMFGGDPKMMEKMMGGGMPGMGMPMQMPQIAPGYTPPMGQAAMAKARLMGYAPPSAGAKGEDRDAIKERRKKEKENKKKSRKKR encoded by the coding sequence ATGCTTGAGACCGTCACCAAGGGCTTCCGCGCCGCCAAGAACCGCCTCGCCGGCAAGAGCGAGCTGACTCCGGAGCTGGTGGACGAGTCGCTCCGCGACATCCGCGTGTCCCTCCTTGAGGCCGACGTGGCCTTCGACGTGGTGAAGAAGTTCGTCGCCCGCGTCCGCGAGAAGGCCGTGGGTGAGCTGGTGCAGACGACCATCACCGACAAGTCGGGCCAGAAGCGCAAGGTCAGCCCGATGGACCACTTCATCAAGATCTGCCACGACGAGCTGGAGTCCCTCATGGGACCGGTGGACACCAGCCTCACGCTCAAGCCCAAGGGCCAGCTGTCCGGCATCATGATGGTGGGCCTCCAGGGCTCCGGTAAGACCACGACCACGGGCAAGCTCGCCAACCGGCTCCTCAAGGAGGGCCGCAAGCCCCTGCTCGTCGCCGCGGACATCTACCGCCCCGCCGCCGTGGATCAGCTCAAGGTCCTCGGTGAGCGCCTCAAGGTCCCCGTCTACCACGAGCCCGGCCTCCAGCCTCCCGAGCTGGCGAAGCGCGGCTACGCCGCCGCCCGCGAGCAGAAGTGCGACGTGGTGCTCATCGACACCGCCGGCCGCCTCGCCATCGACGAGGCGCTGATGACCGAGCTGGAGTCCATCAAGGGCAACGTCCACCCGGACACCATCCTTCTGGTGTGCGACGCGATGATTGGCCAGGACTCGGTGCGCACCGCCGCCGAGTTCGACCGGCGCCTCGGCCTGGATGGCTTCATCCTCACCAAGCTGGACGGTGACGCGCGTGGTGGCGCGGCGCTCTCCATCAAGGAAGTGACGGGCAAGCCCATCAAGTTCCTCGGCATGGGCGAGTCGATGGACAAGCTCGAGGAGTTCCGTCCGGACGGCCTCGCGGGCCGCATCCTCGGGTTCGGCGACATCGTCGGCCTGATGAAGGACTTCGAGCAGGTCGTCGACGAGAAGAAGGCCGAGGAGGATGCGAAGAAGCTCCTGTCCGGCCAGTTCTCGATGAAGGACTTCGTCGAGCAGATCCGCATGGTCCGCCGCATGGGCCCGCTGAAGGACCTGCTGGAGAAGTTCCCCCTCTTCGGCGACCTCACCGAGCACCTCAACCCGGACGAGAAGGAGCTCACCAAAATCGAGGCGATGTACGACTCGATGACGGCGAAGGAGCGCCTGCGGCCGGACATCATCAACAACAGCCGCATCGGCCGCATCGCCAAGGGCAGCGGCCGCAAGGTGGAAGAGGTCCGCGAGCTGCTCCAGAAGTTCGGGATGATGCAGCAGGTGATGGGGACCATTGGCCAGAACCCGGGCCTCCTGGGCCGCATCCCCGGCTTCAAGCAGTTGGGGCAGCTGTCGCAGATGAAGAACATGGACCTCTCCAGCATGTTCGGCGGCGACCCGAAGATGATGGAGAAGATGATGGGCGGAGGCATGCCGGGCATGGGCATGCCCATGCAGATGCCGCAGATAGCTCCGGGCTACACGCCGCCCATGGGCCAGGCCGCCATGGCCAAGGCCCGCCTCATGGGCTACGCCCCGCCCTCCGCCGGCGCGAAGGGCGAGGACCGCGACGCCATCAAGGAGCGCCGCAAGAAGGAGAAGGAGAACAAGAAGAAGAGCCGCAAGAAGCGGTAG
- a CDS encoding aspartyl/asparaginyl beta-hydroxylase domain-containing protein: protein MAMNALRRNRGAYRVRAGAFNPRDYLDEVAALEKEWKEWVSRGNGESWSAIVLERNGEPKLPSYGPDSRLWALARTLGTNIRRVALARLGPGGWVKEHRDINGAVLTGMLRFHFPLITNEEVLFRIDGVECHLAEGDIWFLDTSYRHSVRNASQVHRVHLIVDFDSKSEAAQLLPAKDLRDYVHQVGYLAACTGKALSLLGTPRMLLHRSRQAYHALVKRESATL from the coding sequence ATGGCGATGAACGCCCTTCGTAGAAACCGCGGCGCGTACCGTGTGCGGGCCGGTGCTTTCAACCCTCGGGACTATCTCGACGAGGTCGCGGCGCTCGAAAAGGAGTGGAAGGAGTGGGTCTCGCGCGGAAACGGAGAGAGCTGGTCGGCCATCGTCCTGGAGAGGAACGGGGAGCCGAAGCTGCCGAGCTACGGACCTGACAGCCGGCTCTGGGCGCTCGCGCGGACGCTGGGCACGAACATCCGGCGGGTCGCGCTCGCCAGGCTCGGGCCGGGGGGATGGGTCAAGGAGCACCGAGACATCAACGGTGCCGTACTCACGGGCATGCTGCGGTTCCACTTCCCCCTCATCACGAACGAGGAGGTCCTCTTCAGAATCGACGGAGTCGAGTGCCACCTCGCGGAGGGAGATATCTGGTTCCTCGATACGAGCTATCGGCACTCCGTGCGCAACGCATCACAGGTCCACCGGGTGCACCTCATCGTCGACTTCGACAGCAAGAGCGAGGCCGCGCAACTGCTGCCGGCCAAGGACCTGCGCGACTACGTCCACCAGGTAGGATACCTGGCGGCGTGCACCGGAAAAGCGCTCTCCTTGCTCGGAACGCCTCGCATGCTGCTCCACCGGAGCCGTCAGGCCTACCACGCCCTGGTCAAGCGCGAGAGCGCGACGCTGTAA
- a CDS encoding toxin-antitoxin system YwqK family antitoxin: MFKNVSFNVVALSLALAVPAVGAAAQSDEIQLSCPAGTKQFGGRATMTDRGVFCVKQKAEAHLPIAHGPYVSFHPNGQKKAVGQHSNGAQTGLWTFFDENGVKTEEIEFSGGNYHGKRTQFFGTGQKKLEEHWVSGKREGTAVAYSENGQKVSEFEYQGGHLVKQNGQPVASK; this comes from the coding sequence ATGTTCAAGAACGTTTCGTTCAACGTCGTTGCTCTCTCGCTCGCGCTTGCCGTTCCGGCGGTCGGGGCAGCTGCCCAGAGCGATGAGATTCAGCTCTCCTGCCCGGCGGGAACCAAGCAGTTCGGTGGTCGGGCGACCATGACCGACAGGGGCGTTTTCTGCGTGAAGCAGAAGGCCGAAGCGCATCTGCCCATCGCCCATGGGCCCTACGTCAGCTTTCACCCCAACGGGCAGAAGAAGGCCGTGGGCCAGCACTCAAACGGTGCCCAGACGGGCCTGTGGACGTTCTTCGACGAGAACGGCGTGAAGACCGAAGAGATTGAGTTCTCGGGTGGCAACTACCACGGGAAGCGGACCCAGTTCTTCGGCACCGGGCAGAAGAAGTTGGAGGAGCACTGGGTCAGCGGCAAGCGAGAAGGCACCGCAGTGGCATATTCTGAGAATGGCCAGAAGGTGAGTGAGTTCGAGTACCAGGGTGGCCACCTCGTCAAGCAGAACGGCCAGCCGGTGGCGTCCAAGTAG
- a CDS encoding TIGR04552 family protein, whose protein sequence is MKPPSLAPVLPDMPLLTVKEMGLRELERIRLILRGGSVIDWRRMHFQSRDEVDRFLRVYQLDVSRSYDEAWARGVLAEAVEYLRKTFNYRVADAVAQPEEIHDLFLFASGAKGSPRHRRIACVVLKVMHVIQHIEGRDLLFRLAVSEAELAELVTEKVLGVAREMQEKGMPVVEFAHSIKTQDSLITKLLAKKETVAAQVYDRTRFRVVTRKREDLLPVLYFLTQRLFPFHLVVPGQTENTLLPFKAVLAENPHFEAHIPQLHLDRNYEDREDRNGNAFSGNTYRALNFVVDIPVRMDAYLPPPEQDTRSRKGRIVISLVEFQMVDEETARLNEMGENAHEAYKRRQKQRVLKRLSQGLVVPKKQG, encoded by the coding sequence GTGAAGCCCCCCTCGCTCGCCCCCGTTCTTCCTGACATGCCTCTCCTCACGGTGAAGGAGATGGGCCTGCGCGAGCTGGAGCGCATCCGCCTCATTCTTCGCGGCGGCTCGGTCATCGACTGGCGGCGGATGCACTTCCAGTCGCGGGACGAGGTGGACCGCTTCCTGCGTGTGTACCAGCTCGACGTCTCTCGGTCCTACGATGAGGCCTGGGCCCGGGGCGTGCTCGCGGAGGCGGTGGAGTACCTGCGCAAGACGTTCAACTACCGCGTCGCGGACGCGGTGGCTCAGCCCGAGGAGATTCACGACCTGTTCCTCTTCGCCTCGGGCGCGAAGGGCTCACCGCGCCACCGCCGCATCGCCTGCGTGGTGCTGAAGGTGATGCACGTCATCCAGCACATCGAGGGGCGGGACCTGCTCTTCCGCCTGGCGGTGTCCGAGGCGGAGCTGGCGGAGTTGGTGACGGAGAAGGTGCTCGGCGTCGCCCGGGAGATGCAGGAGAAGGGGATGCCGGTGGTGGAGTTCGCGCACTCCATCAAGACGCAGGACTCGCTCATCACCAAGCTGCTGGCGAAGAAGGAGACGGTGGCCGCGCAGGTCTATGACCGAACGCGCTTCCGAGTGGTGACGCGGAAACGGGAGGACCTGCTCCCGGTGCTCTACTTCCTCACGCAGCGGCTCTTTCCCTTCCACCTCGTGGTGCCGGGCCAGACGGAGAACACGCTGCTGCCGTTCAAGGCGGTGCTCGCGGAGAACCCCCACTTCGAGGCGCACATCCCGCAGCTCCACCTGGACCGCAACTACGAGGACCGGGAGGACCGCAACGGCAACGCCTTCTCCGGCAACACCTACCGCGCGCTCAACTTCGTGGTGGACATCCCGGTGCGCATGGACGCGTACCTGCCTCCGCCGGAGCAGGACACGCGCTCGCGCAAGGGCCGCATCGTCATCTCCCTGGTGGAGTTCCAGATGGTCGACGAGGAGACCGCGCGCCTCAACGAGATGGGAGAGAACGCCCACGAGGCCTACAAGCGCCGCCAGAAGCAACGGGTGCTCAAGCGGCTCAGCCAGGGCCTCGTGGTCCCCAAAAAGCAGGGGTGA
- a CDS encoding ATP-grasp domain-containing protein: protein MGNVLLTCVGRRNYLVRFFQQALGGQGHVFAADASRDAAGMQEAERAFLLPPISHPRYISHLHTLCARNEVQLLISLNDLELELLSHHRGEFETRGVTAVVSPTQVIRTCFDKLETAHRLAELGVKTPRTFTSLAAAEAALSSGELSFPVVVKPRWGSGSIGTSFPRDLEELRLAFPLTHRLVRRSILAGASTSDLENAVLIQQLVSGPEIGMDVVNDLHGTFVAVLPRLKLSMRAGETDKAVTHEDARLVELGRQLSQGLLHVGGMDCDIIDASDGLYVLDLNPRFGGGYPFSHAAGANLPAALLAWARGQQPRPEWLQQHPGVMSAKYDTVAVARHTPVPVIALEE, encoded by the coding sequence ATGGGCAATGTCCTCCTGACCTGCGTCGGCCGCCGCAACTACCTCGTCCGCTTCTTTCAGCAGGCACTGGGCGGACAGGGGCACGTCTTCGCCGCGGATGCCTCGCGCGACGCGGCGGGCATGCAGGAGGCGGAGCGTGCCTTCCTGCTGCCCCCCATCTCGCATCCCCGGTACATCTCCCATCTGCACACCCTCTGCGCGCGCAACGAAGTCCAGCTGCTCATCTCGTTGAACGACCTCGAGCTCGAGCTGCTCTCCCACCACCGCGGCGAGTTCGAGACGCGGGGCGTGACGGCGGTGGTCTCGCCGACGCAGGTCATCCGCACCTGCTTCGACAAGCTGGAGACCGCGCACCGGCTCGCCGAACTGGGCGTGAAGACGCCGCGGACCTTCACCTCGCTGGCAGCCGCGGAGGCGGCGCTGTCCTCCGGAGAGCTGTCGTTCCCCGTGGTCGTGAAGCCCCGCTGGGGCAGTGGCTCCATCGGCACCAGCTTTCCCCGCGACCTCGAGGAGCTCCGCCTCGCCTTCCCGCTCACGCACCGGCTGGTGCGACGCAGCATCCTGGCGGGGGCGAGCACGTCGGACCTGGAGAATGCCGTCCTCATCCAGCAGCTCGTCTCCGGACCGGAGATAGGAATGGACGTCGTCAACGACCTGCACGGCACGTTCGTCGCGGTCCTCCCGCGCCTCAAGCTGTCCATGCGGGCGGGAGAGACGGACAAGGCGGTGACTCACGAGGACGCGCGGCTCGTCGAGCTGGGCAGGCAGCTCAGCCAGGGGCTCTTGCATGTCGGCGGGATGGACTGCGACATCATCGACGCGAGCGACGGCCTGTACGTGCTGGACCTCAATCCACGCTTCGGGGGCGGCTACCCCTTCTCCCATGCCGCCGGAGCGAACCTCCCCGCCGCGCTGCTCGCATGGGCACGCGGCCAGCAGCCCCGTCCGGAGTGGCTCCAGCAGCACCCGGGGGTGATGTCCGCCAAGTACGACACGGTGGCCGTTGCCCGCCACACGCCCGTGCCCGTCATCGCGCTGGAGGAGTAG
- a CDS encoding Ig-like domain-containing protein, producing MAVRDSGRGGLDCGPGLCKRASGSRGPWALKAPIPWNSGRGMPLAMRAVMPRPHLLVPLLVVLGWTSACIDVPDVVDPPEESPDSGSNSPADAGGNPDAGQPYDAGSGTTDAGTTDTVAPTLLNSAPLGGSTEIAPSAQVILTFSEPMNPDSVHVGVQPSVELGAPVWTQEGTVLTVQPTTALAQNTTYTVTIDGEDRAGNPLKGTRVFSFTTSGPTPDTVPPTVLSTSPNQASIGNARTALLEVVFSEPMNKTSVQTAFAITAPAGFNGGSFAWNEAGTVMTYTPSSQFTYGTDVSWQVSTNAKDAAGNSLSDAMTRSFRVVRQGLLIIKFDPYTSGSVGAPEYFRQTHLYNVEYLGDNSANSAFRLFVGFKLNELPSDLSRITQATLRWWVTFQLGNPYSKLGQLILEPVNVGEQLETAGADDPPNPALIEDYHSAPLSTGINVLSNAVGAPGTLDVTSWVAKDWSDRATRNGRTQYRFRFTQGSNNDGTDDRLVSDVGAHPTLAELQVVYEYP from the coding sequence ATGGCTGTCCGAGATTCCGGACGAGGTGGGCTGGATTGCGGTCCGGGACTGTGCAAGAGGGCCAGCGGCTCGCGAGGGCCGTGGGCCTTGAAGGCCCCGATACCCTGGAACTCAGGGCGTGGAATGCCTCTTGCGATGCGCGCCGTTATGCCCAGACCTCATCTTCTTGTTCCGTTGTTGGTCGTGCTTGGTTGGACCTCCGCCTGCATCGATGTACCGGACGTGGTGGATCCGCCTGAGGAGTCTCCGGATTCAGGCTCCAATTCCCCTGCGGATGCTGGAGGAAATCCGGACGCAGGACAGCCCTACGATGCGGGAAGTGGGACAACCGACGCAGGAACGACGGACACGGTTGCCCCCACCTTGCTGAACAGCGCGCCCCTGGGAGGCTCCACCGAGATCGCCCCGAGCGCTCAGGTCATCCTCACATTCTCCGAGCCGATGAACCCCGACTCCGTCCACGTAGGAGTCCAGCCCTCGGTGGAACTCGGAGCCCCGGTGTGGACTCAGGAGGGCACCGTGTTGACGGTGCAGCCGACGACGGCGCTGGCGCAGAACACCACGTACACGGTGACCATCGACGGAGAGGACAGAGCCGGTAATCCACTGAAGGGGACGCGCGTCTTCTCGTTCACCACGAGCGGTCCGACGCCCGACACCGTGCCCCCGACGGTGCTCAGTACGAGCCCGAATCAGGCCTCCATTGGAAATGCTCGGACCGCACTCCTGGAGGTCGTGTTCTCCGAGCCCATGAACAAGACGTCCGTCCAGACCGCGTTCGCCATCACCGCTCCCGCGGGATTCAACGGCGGGAGTTTCGCCTGGAATGAGGCGGGCACGGTGATGACCTATACACCGTCTTCACAGTTCACTTACGGGACGGATGTGAGCTGGCAGGTGTCTACGAATGCAAAGGACGCTGCTGGCAATTCACTGTCAGACGCCATGACACGCAGCTTCCGGGTTGTTCGCCAGGGATTGCTAATAATCAAGTTCGACCCTTACACGAGCGGCTCCGTCGGCGCGCCTGAATATTTCCGACAGACCCACCTGTACAACGTTGAATACCTGGGCGACAACTCTGCTAACTCCGCCTTCAGATTGTTTGTCGGATTCAAGCTCAATGAGCTTCCCAGCGACTTGTCTCGGATTACGCAAGCCACGCTCAGGTGGTGGGTAACCTTCCAACTCGGCAACCCGTATTCAAAACTCGGGCAGCTAATCCTGGAGCCTGTCAACGTGGGGGAGCAATTGGAGACGGCAGGCGCCGATGATCCTCCCAACCCCGCCCTTATTGAAGACTACCATTCCGCCCCATTGAGCACCGGCATCAACGTTCTCTCGAACGCTGTTGGCGCACCAGGAACGCTCGATGTGACATCTTGGGTTGCGAAAGACTGGTCAGACCGCGCAACCCGGAATGGCAGGACTCAATACAGATTCCGGTTCACTCAGGGGAGCAACAACGATGGTACGGATGACAGATTGGTCTCTGACGTCGGAGCACATCCCACGCTTGCGGAGCTTCAGGTCGTCTACGAGTATCCGTGA
- a CDS encoding GNAT family N-acetyltransferase: MNTISARRLEASDLLLRYQWLNDPSVHGQMMVSPPIGLAETQQWFSRTLLNESRRDFAFTLDGALPKEVVAMGGLTDILPRHRRAELYIFVRPGLTGRGIGSRAMVWLCEYGFSELDLHRIYLYTTERNDAARRFYARLGFQDEGTLRGHAFHQGRFIDRHVQGVLRSEWRKPREERQVPG, from the coding sequence ATGAACACGATTTCGGCAAGAAGGCTGGAGGCGTCGGACCTCCTCCTGCGCTACCAGTGGCTGAACGACCCCTCGGTCCACGGGCAGATGATGGTGTCTCCACCGATAGGGCTCGCGGAGACGCAGCAGTGGTTCAGCAGGACGCTGCTCAACGAGAGCCGCCGGGACTTCGCCTTCACCCTCGACGGAGCGCTCCCCAAGGAGGTCGTGGCCATGGGAGGCCTGACCGACATCCTCCCGAGGCATCGCCGCGCGGAGCTCTATATCTTCGTCCGGCCCGGGCTGACGGGGAGGGGCATCGGCTCGCGGGCCATGGTCTGGCTGTGTGAGTACGGGTTCTCCGAGCTCGACCTGCACCGCATCTATCTCTACACCACGGAGCGCAACGACGCCGCACGCCGCTTCTACGCGCGCCTGGGCTTCCAGGACGAGGGTACGCTGCGGGGCCACGCGTTCCACCAGGGCCGGTTCATCGACCGGCACGTGCAGGGTGTGCTGCGCAGCGAGTGGCGCAAGCCGCGCGAAGAGCGCCAGGTCCCTGGATGA
- a CDS encoding polysaccharide export protein — protein sequence MWRVVLVAGVLCMSACAWGPGMHMDEDAFRERYAGKADAGADDAYEIVPIDARLLSKQLEARRKALPARMADPLANVATDYSYRVAPYDVLSVTVYDHPELTIPAGEFRSPEAAGHMVAADGTIFFPHVGVVRVAGLTLPEIRELLTQRLAPVIERPQLDVRVAGFRGQKVQVTGEVATPSTIPITDVPLRVQDAISQVRGFTAEADLRNLVLTRGGRTYTLDLQALQEEGDISQNWLLQDGDILHVPDRSRNKVFVLGEVRRPSSRVMVKGRMTLAEAIGDTEGFDPVTSNPSKVYVIRGNFDRPSIYKLDAGSPDALLLATQFQLQPRDVVFVSAHDLTRWNRIISQIEPTVRLLWEAVQIGDKTIILEP from the coding sequence ATGTGGCGCGTCGTCCTGGTGGCCGGGGTGCTGTGCATGAGCGCCTGCGCGTGGGGCCCTGGCATGCACATGGACGAAGACGCCTTCCGGGAGCGGTATGCAGGCAAGGCGGACGCGGGCGCGGATGACGCCTACGAAATCGTCCCCATCGACGCCAGGCTGTTGAGCAAGCAATTGGAGGCGCGCCGGAAGGCCCTGCCCGCGCGGATGGCGGACCCGCTGGCGAACGTGGCCACGGACTACTCCTACCGGGTGGCTCCCTATGACGTGCTCAGCGTCACCGTCTATGACCACCCCGAGCTCACCATCCCCGCGGGCGAGTTCCGCTCCCCCGAGGCCGCCGGCCACATGGTGGCGGCCGACGGAACGATTTTCTTCCCCCACGTCGGCGTGGTCCGCGTCGCGGGCCTGACGCTGCCCGAGATTCGCGAGCTCCTCACCCAGCGGCTGGCCCCCGTGATTGAGCGGCCCCAGCTCGACGTGCGCGTGGCGGGCTTCCGGGGGCAGAAGGTCCAGGTGACGGGCGAGGTGGCCACCCCCAGCACCATCCCCATCACCGACGTGCCCCTGCGCGTGCAGGACGCCATCAGCCAGGTGCGGGGGTTCACCGCGGAGGCCGACCTGCGCAACCTCGTGCTCACCCGGGGCGGCAGGACGTACACGCTGGACCTGCAGGCGCTCCAGGAAGAGGGGGACATCAGCCAGAACTGGCTGCTGCAGGACGGCGACATCCTCCACGTCCCCGACCGGAGTCGGAACAAGGTGTTCGTCCTCGGCGAGGTGCGCAGGCCCTCGTCGCGGGTGATGGTGAAGGGACGGATGACGCTCGCGGAGGCCATTGGCGACACCGAGGGCTTCGACCCGGTGACGTCGAATCCGTCCAAGGTCTACGTCATCCGCGGCAACTTCGACCGGCCCTCCATCTACAAGCTCGATGCCGGCTCACCGGACGCACTGCTGCTCGCCACCCAGTTCCAACTTCAACCCCGCGACGTCGTGTTCGTCTCGGCGCACGACTTGACGCGGTGGAACCGCATCATCAGTCAAATCGAGCCAACAGTTCGTCTACTCTGGGAGGCGGTACAAATCGGCGACAAGACCATCATCTTGGAGCCGTGA